A window of Chitinophagales bacterium contains these coding sequences:
- a CDS encoding glutamine synthetase III has translation MSLRFNAINNLTTEVDVKVAGSKKITAIFGSNVFTAKVAREYLSDEAYKSLMSSIKAGQKIDRAMANQIANGIKAWAESKGVTHYTHWFQPLTGTTAEKHDSFFTLKGDGTAIEQFDGDALIQQEPDASSFPSGGLRATFEARGYTAWDPSSPAFIIEIGQGATLCIPTIFVSYTGESLDYKAPLLKALDALNKAALDVCHYFDKNVTHVQATLGWEQEYFVIDEAMFNARPDLVLCGRAVYGHSSAKGQQLEDHYFGSIPERVYAYMRDYEEEAYKLGIPLRTRHNEVAPAQFECAPIYEECNLAVDHNTLLMDIMARVAKRHKLRVLLHEKPFAAINGSGKHNNWSMSTDTGINLLAPGKTPKTNLMFLTFFVNTIKAVHDYADILRASIASAGNDHRLGANEAPPAIISVFIGDYLSKVLQEVKERVTDKMDETDESMLKIDIHKSIPELLMDNTDRNRTSPFAFTGNKFEFRAVGSSANCGNPMTVLNTIMAQTLRQFKEDVDSHIEKGEKKEIAIMHVIREYIVASEKVLFEGDGYSQEWEKEAERRGLANVKTTPLALDAMLTEKAKHLFEINGIYTHAELEARHEIELEKYIKRVQIEGRIMGELATSHILPPAIRYQTRLAQNIQSLQSLGMPESAYANQKQILEKLSEHINKTSDLVEKMIEARKICNAMTETRTMAISYQSQVKDAFFDQIRYHVDKLELLVDDREWYLPKYREILFLR, from the coding sequence ATGTCACTTCGTTTTAATGCCATCAATAACCTCACCACAGAGGTAGATGTAAAGGTGGCCGGGTCGAAAAAGATAACTGCCATTTTCGGCTCCAATGTATTTACCGCCAAAGTAGCCCGCGAATATTTGAGTGATGAAGCCTACAAAAGCCTGATGTCCTCCATAAAGGCCGGTCAAAAGATCGACCGGGCGATGGCCAATCAGATCGCCAATGGGATCAAGGCCTGGGCAGAGAGCAAAGGCGTGACACACTATACCCACTGGTTTCAACCGCTGACCGGAACCACCGCCGAAAAACATGATTCCTTTTTTACCTTAAAAGGAGACGGCACAGCCATTGAACAATTTGACGGCGACGCGCTGATCCAACAGGAACCTGATGCATCTTCCTTCCCGTCGGGTGGGTTAAGAGCTACCTTCGAGGCCCGCGGATATACTGCCTGGGATCCCTCCTCCCCTGCTTTTATCATTGAGATCGGGCAGGGTGCCACACTTTGTATCCCCACCATCTTTGTTTCCTATACCGGCGAATCGCTGGACTATAAAGCGCCATTGCTGAAAGCACTGGATGCCCTGAACAAAGCCGCTCTTGACGTATGCCATTATTTTGATAAAAACGTTACCCATGTTCAGGCTACCCTGGGTTGGGAACAGGAATATTTTGTGATCGATGAGGCGATGTTCAATGCACGTCCCGATCTGGTACTTTGTGGCCGCGCTGTTTATGGACATAGTTCCGCCAAGGGCCAGCAATTGGAAGACCATTATTTTGGTTCCATTCCCGAGCGTGTATATGCTTATATGCGCGACTATGAGGAAGAGGCTTATAAACTGGGTATTCCCCTGCGTACAAGGCATAATGAAGTGGCACCTGCCCAGTTTGAATGTGCCCCTATCTACGAAGAGTGTAATCTGGCCGTAGACCATAATACATTGTTGATGGACATCATGGCCCGGGTAGCCAAACGCCACAAGTTGCGTGTGTTGCTCCATGAAAAACCCTTTGCGGCTATCAATGGCTCCGGTAAACACAATAACTGGAGCATGAGTACGGATACAGGCATCAACCTGCTGGCTCCGGGTAAAACACCGAAGACCAACCTGATGTTCCTTACCTTTTTTGTCAATACCATCAAGGCCGTACATGATTATGCCGATATCCTGCGGGCCTCGATCGCTTCGGCGGGAAATGATCACCGTCTCGGTGCCAACGAAGCACCCCCTGCCATCATATCCGTCTTTATTGGTGACTACCTGAGCAAGGTATTACAGGAAGTAAAAGAACGTGTGACTGATAAAATGGACGAGACCGATGAGAGTATGCTCAAGATCGATATTCACAAGAGCATTCCTGAGTTGCTGATGGACAATACAGACCGGAACCGCACTTCACCCTTTGCCTTTACCGGAAACAAATTTGAGTTCAGAGCTGTGGGATCTTCTGCCAACTGTGGCAACCCGATGACCGTATTGAATACGATCATGGCCCAAACCCTTCGTCAGTTCAAGGAAGATGTGGATTCACATATTGAGAAAGGGGAAAAGAAAGAGATCGCCATCATGCATGTGATCCGGGAATATATCGTGGCCAGTGAGAAAGTGCTTTTTGAAGGAGATGGATATAGTCAGGAATGGGAAAAAGAAGCTGAGCGTCGTGGCCTCGCGAATGTAAAGACCACTCCGCTGGCACTGGATGCCATGCTGACCGAAAAAGCCAAACACCTTTTTGAAATCAACGGCATCTATACACATGCAGAGTTGGAAGCACGTCATGAGATCGAACTGGAAAAATACATTAAGCGGGTACAGATCGAAGGACGTATCATGGGCGAACTGGCCACCAGTCATATATTGCCCCCGGCCATTCGCTATCAAACAAGACTGGCTCAGAATATCCAGAGTCTGCAGTCGCTGGGCATGCCGGAGTCGGCCTACGCCAATCAAAAACAGATCCTGGAAAAATTATCCGAGCACATCAATAAAACATCCGACCTCGTAGAAAAAATGATCGAGGCGCGCAAAATCTGCAATGCCATGACCGAAACAAGGACCATGGCCATCAGTTATCAAAGCCAGGTCAAAGACGCCTTCTTCGACCAGATCAGATACCATGTAGATAAACTGGAATTGCTGGTGGACGACCGGGAGTGGTATTTGCCGAAGTATAGGGAGATACTCTTTTTGAGGTAG
- a CDS encoding glutamine synthetase beta-grasp domain-containing protein, with the protein MAVAKLEYIWLDGYKPTQSLRSKTKIEKNFSGKLEDCPMWSFDGSSTEQAPGGSSDCLLKPVFMVPDPQRRDGYLVMCEVLNPDGSAHASNGRATIADDDNDFWFGFEQEYFLWNPETHKPLGFPEGGYPRPQGPYYCSVGANNAYGRHIVEEHLDACIDAGLNVEGINAEVATGQWEFQIFSKGAKEAGDQIWVARYMLERIGEKYGVSINWHCKPLGDLDWNGSGMHANFSNELLRTCGSKEIYERVCESFRPVVKEHIEVYGADNHLRLTGKHETASIHDFSYGISDRGASIRIPIGTVERGWKGWLEDRRPNSAADPYKVAARIIKTVKEAEVSIQKKMEVA; encoded by the coding sequence ATGGCAGTTGCAAAACTCGAGTACATCTGGCTGGATGGATACAAGCCCACCCAAAGTCTGAGAAGTAAAACAAAGATCGAAAAGAACTTTAGCGGCAAACTGGAAGATTGCCCCATGTGGTCCTTTGATGGTTCTTCTACTGAACAGGCTCCAGGCGGGTCTTCCGACTGTCTGCTGAAACCTGTATTTATGGTACCTGACCCTCAGCGTCGCGATGGTTACCTGGTGATGTGTGAAGTATTGAATCCGGATGGCAGCGCCCATGCGTCGAATGGTCGCGCTACGATCGCGGATGATGACAATGATTTCTGGTTTGGATTTGAGCAGGAATATTTCCTCTGGAATCCGGAAACACATAAACCCCTGGGCTTCCCCGAAGGTGGTTATCCCCGTCCCCAGGGCCCTTATTATTGTTCCGTTGGCGCCAACAATGCGTATGGCCGTCACATTGTAGAAGAGCACCTGGATGCTTGTATTGATGCCGGATTGAATGTGGAAGGTATCAATGCGGAAGTAGCCACTGGTCAGTGGGAATTCCAGATCTTCTCCAAAGGAGCCAAAGAAGCGGGTGACCAGATCTGGGTGGCTCGTTATATGCTGGAGCGTATCGGGGAAAAATATGGTGTTTCTATCAACTGGCATTGCAAACCGCTGGGTGACCTGGATTGGAACGGTAGTGGTATGCACGCCAACTTCTCCAATGAACTCCTGCGTACCTGTGGCAGCAAGGAAATCTATGAGCGTGTGTGTGAGTCATTCCGCCCTGTAGTAAAAGAACATATCGAAGTATACGGTGCCGACAACCACCTGCGTTTGACCGGTAAGCATGAAACTGCCTCCATCCATGATTTCTCGTATGGTATTTCCGACCGTGGAGCATCCATCCGGATCCCCATTGGTACGGTAGAAAGAGGCTGGAAAGGCTGGTTGGAAGACCGCCGTCCCAACAGCGCCGCCGATCCTTACAAAGTAGCCGCCCGGATCATCAAAACCGTAAAGGAAGCCGAGGTGAGTATTCAGAAAAAGATGGAAGTCGCTTAG